The following are from one region of the Staphylococcus schleiferi genome:
- a CDS encoding DMT family transporter: MLSLLLILGLIAGSVVPIQTSINSKLSLYTHSSFYASAISFSTGTLWLIIVNLIMNPHVFSMASFRHYQIDYYWYVGGLMGVIFLTGNLLLLPKIGASLTVVTTIAGQILMSVVIDSFGWFNVDIKPLSILKAFGILLLLIGIILMNIQKRSKVVRTTHQTPLWIIVGILFGFAPPIQTAINSHLGQSVHSPYFASLISFTVGSLALILLTLIVHRKFSISTFHASNGPLKWWHFIGGALGVIFVTTNIILTPHIGVTFTLITVMLGQIIMGMIIDHFGLLGVPPRRLSSQRLIGFVVIIIAIVLIQLR; encoded by the coding sequence ATGCTTTCACTTTTACTTATCTTAGGGCTTATCGCAGGTAGTGTCGTCCCGATTCAAACTTCTATCAATTCAAAATTGAGTCTTTATACGCACTCCTCGTTTTATGCTTCAGCTATTTCATTTTCGACTGGAACACTTTGGCTCATCATTGTTAATTTAATCATGAATCCACATGTTTTTTCGATGGCTTCTTTTCGTCATTATCAAATTGATTATTATTGGTACGTAGGGGGATTAATGGGGGTTATCTTTTTAACAGGCAATTTATTGTTACTCCCTAAAATTGGGGCTTCGCTCACCGTTGTCACTACAATTGCAGGTCAAATATTAATGAGTGTCGTGATAGACTCGTTCGGTTGGTTTAACGTAGACATCAAGCCGTTATCCATTTTAAAGGCTTTTGGTATTCTTTTATTACTCATTGGTATTATTTTAATGAATATTCAAAAGCGCTCAAAAGTTGTGCGTACGACGCATCAAACGCCTTTATGGATAATTGTAGGTATTTTATTTGGATTCGCACCTCCAATCCAAACTGCAATCAACAGTCATTTAGGTCAAAGTGTGCACTCCCCTTATTTCGCATCACTCATTTCTTTTACAGTTGGATCACTAGCTTTGATCTTATTAACCCTAATTGTTCACCGTAAATTTTCTATTAGTACATTTCATGCATCAAATGGTCCTTTGAAATGGTGGCATTTTATCGGAGGTGCGCTTGGCGTCATTTTTGTTACTACGAATATTATTTTAACCCCACATATTGGCGTAACATTTACTTTAATCACTGTCATGTTAGGTCAAATTATTATGGGCATGATCATTGATCATTTTGGATTATTAGGTGTTCCACCGCGTCGTTTATCTTCCCAACGCCTTATTGGCTTTGTTGTAATTATTATAGCGATTGTACTCATTCAATTACGCTAA